In the SAR202 cluster bacterium genome, one interval contains:
- a CDS encoding VWA domain-containing protein has protein sequence MALLAAASIACGATGSPSNDDLLSLPTPLSDEEPLRPPSLLSPRDVIVPTATPTTAPAAATAAAAPPTATRTPTATPTATATPSPTPLPTNTPTRTPSPTATATPIPQFSFYDVSAAGRVPRRVDVSFSLRDQEGRAVVVPAEQLRPGLKIYELGPGTDGWEEIDYSETSVFVNAAEDLKLEVVFVLDFTNSMVRTRTSDGRTGAQAVLESFKQAVNSLPGNNRIGVVEFHDRNVEPAVLSPLTSDKAAVINAVDDFEGSLFESGASRVWDGIATAVGVFTPVNVDPNVVRALVFMSDGRDTSSFLDRMGARAAAEREDIQLYAVGVGDVYQEDELRSMAEATGGGYYIAREIGALRDQFQVVVDDLRGQYRVSYITLRRTVTYATKVRFDLPWSQGELISPALNVAAFYGADTQGILTFDPTVVDTEAETVRYAVRAAWVPRNVTEIRFKPQTARPVAVSVVGVEEGGIIGDWQVTGPDDAGYFSVRGDRPIDLGATGLLFTIAVTEFTAVRADIPVTFDNSIYPSNKSFIAPAAALVGIRVPPSGRIAFQSDRAGRTDLFAMDFAGSDVVNLTQTDGVDETTGSWSPDGISLVFDSDQAIWRDVYIVCQDGTGRAKLTESASNSRLPSWSPDGTRIVFDSDGAGKRDIYVMDLATRTVNRLTNVPGDNWWPVYSPGGEKITFVSTRNGHADVFVMNSDGTGQVNLTPASAGDFRPVWSPDGSKIAFYSVRDGNREVYVMNADSSEQTNLTRHAADDWHPSWSPNGAFIAFTTIRDGNMEIYMMYSDGDLPVNLTSHPANDDAPVWGR, from the coding sequence ATGGCTCTGCTTGCCGCCGCATCCATTGCTTGCGGCGCTACCGGCTCGCCTTCCAACGATGACCTTCTCTCGCTGCCCACGCCGCTGAGCGATGAAGAGCCATTGCGCCCTCCCTCACTCCTCTCACCCAGAGATGTGATCGTCCCCACTGCGACTCCGACGACGGCCCCTGCCGCCGCAACCGCGGCCGCTGCGCCGCCGACGGCCACGCGCACCCCAACTGCCACCCCAACCGCAACGGCCACGCCGAGCCCGACGCCGCTGCCGACGAACACGCCGACACGCACGCCGTCTCCGACCGCGACGGCCACGCCAATTCCCCAGTTCTCTTTCTACGACGTTTCGGCCGCAGGCAGGGTGCCTAGACGAGTGGACGTCTCTTTTTCGCTCCGTGACCAGGAGGGCAGGGCGGTGGTTGTGCCTGCTGAGCAGCTACGTCCTGGCCTGAAGATATATGAGCTGGGGCCGGGGACGGACGGCTGGGAGGAGATTGACTACTCCGAGACGAGCGTTTTCGTTAACGCTGCGGAGGACCTGAAGCTTGAAGTCGTCTTTGTCCTGGACTTCACCAACTCTATGGTGAGGACGCGCACTTCGGATGGTCGCACAGGCGCACAGGCGGTCCTGGAGTCCTTCAAGCAGGCTGTGAATAGCCTGCCGGGTAATAACAGGATAGGGGTCGTGGAGTTCCACGACCGCAATGTTGAGCCGGCCGTACTTTCACCGCTCACCAGCGACAAGGCCGCGGTAATCAATGCAGTAGATGACTTCGAGGGCTCGCTGTTTGAGTCCGGAGCCTCCCGCGTTTGGGACGGCATCGCGACAGCAGTCGGGGTCTTCACGCCTGTAAACGTGGACCCGAATGTCGTACGGGCGCTGGTATTCATGTCCGACGGACGCGACACCAGCAGCTTCCTGGACAGGATGGGCGCCCGAGCAGCGGCGGAGCGGGAGGACATCCAGCTTTATGCCGTCGGCGTGGGCGACGTGTACCAGGAAGACGAGCTTCGCTCCATGGCGGAGGCCACAGGCGGCGGTTACTATATCGCCAGGGAGATCGGCGCGCTGCGCGACCAGTTCCAGGTTGTGGTCGATGATCTCAGGGGCCAGTACAGGGTCAGCTACATTACGCTCCGCCGCACAGTGACGTACGCAACAAAAGTAAGGTTCGACCTGCCATGGTCGCAGGGCGAGCTGATCAGCCCCGCGCTCAACGTGGCCGCCTTCTACGGGGCGGACACACAGGGGATCCTTACTTTCGATCCCACAGTCGTAGACACCGAAGCGGAAACAGTCAGATATGCCGTCAGGGCCGCGTGGGTGCCCCGGAACGTTACCGAGATACGCTTCAAGCCACAGACAGCCAGGCCCGTTGCCGTGAGCGTGGTCGGCGTGGAGGAGGGCGGCATTATAGGCGACTGGCAGGTAACCGGGCCGGACGATGCAGGCTATTTCAGCGTGAGGGGAGACCGGCCGATCGACCTTGGTGCAACGGGGCTCCTGTTCACGATCGCGGTCACGGAGTTCACCGCTGTGCGCGCGGATATCCCGGTCACTTTCGATAACTCCATTTACCCTTCGAACAAGAGCTTTATTGCGCCTGCTGCCGCCCTTGTGGGGATCCGGGTGCCGCCCTCCGGCCGCATTGCCTTCCAGTCCGACAGGGCGGGCAGGACTGACCTGTTCGCAATGGACTTCGCCGGCTCAGATGTCGTAAACCTTACGCAGACAGACGGCGTAGACGAGACCACCGGCTCCTGGTCTCCGGATGGGATCAGCCTTGTATTCGATTCCGACCAGGCCATCTGGCGAGACGTTTACATCGTGTGCCAGGATGGCACCGGCCGGGCCAAGCTCACGGAGAGCGCATCGAATAGCCGCCTGCCGTCGTGGTCCCCGGACGGCACGCGAATCGTGTTCGATTCCGACGGGGCGGGGAAGCGGGACATCTATGTCATGGACCTTGCGACTCGCACGGTCAACCGACTGACGAACGTTCCCGGCGACAATTGGTGGCCGGTCTATTCGCCTGGCGGCGAGAAGATCACATTCGTCTCGACGCGCAACGGCCATGCGGACGTCTTCGTGATGAACTCAGACGGCACGGGCCAGGTGAACCTGACGCCCGCCTCCGCGGGCGATTTCCGGCCTGTATGGTCGCCCGATGGCTCCAAGATAGCCTTCTACTCGGTCCGCGACGGCAACCGCGAGGTTTACGTGATGAACGCGGACAGTAGCGAGCAGACCAACCTGACGCGTCACGCGGCGGACGATTGGCACCCCTCGTGGTCACCCAACGGCGCATTCATCGCCTTCACGACGATCCGCGATGGCAATATGGAAATCTACATGATGTACTCGGATGGGGACCTGCCTGTGAACCTGACCAGCCACCCGGCCAACGACGATGCCCCTGTCTGGGGCCGCTAG